A portion of the Candidatus Thermoplasmatota archaeon genome contains these proteins:
- a CDS encoding IS5/IS1182 family transposase, which produces TPHEILRNKRICRKRAPGERPFSVIKRVFHGDRTQVKILGRVRVKEMFKCFAYDLYQLVTLERKRLAVAR; this is translated from the coding sequence TACACCACATGAGATACTGCGGAATAAACGGATATGTCGGAAACGCGCACCCGGGGAACGACCGTTCAGCGTGATCAAACGAGTGTTCCATGGTGATCGGACACAAGTAAAAATCTTAGGGCGGGTACGAGTAAAAGAGATGTTCAAATGTTTCGCCTATGATCTTTATCAACTGGTCACCTTGGAGCGTAAGCGGTTAGCGGTAGCTAGGTAA